From Candidatus Methylopumilus planktonicus, a single genomic window includes:
- a CDS encoding group II truncated hemoglobin, whose amino-acid sequence MSQPSASIPQTLYDLLGGEPEATHKIREIVEAFYDVMDSDEKAKTIRLMHPEDLTSSREKLFMFLSGWTGGPQLYIERYGHPFLRRRHLPFKIGEEERDQWIYCMTKGMLNLKMEEEKIKALLNALYPIADFVRNQ is encoded by the coding sequence ATGTCTCAACCTTCAGCGTCAATTCCTCAAACACTATATGATTTATTAGGTGGTGAGCCAGAAGCTACGCACAAAATTCGCGAAATCGTCGAAGCATTTTACGATGTGATGGATAGTGATGAAAAAGCTAAAACGATTCGTCTTATGCATCCAGAAGATTTAACGTCTTCGCGTGAAAAGCTTTTTATGTTTTTAAGTGGATGGACGGGTGGACCACAACTTTACATTGAGCGTTATGGACATCCATTTTTAAGACGTCGGCACTTACCCTTTAAGATAGGCGAAGAGGAGCGTGATCAATGGATTTATTGTATGACGAAGGGTATGCTTAATTTAAAGATGGAAGAGGAAAAAATAAAAGCGCTTTTGAATGCGCTTTATCCCATCGCTGACTTCGTGCGAAATCAGTAA